In Candidatus Stygibacter australis, one genomic interval encodes:
- a CDS encoding SUMF1/EgtB/PvdO family nonheme iron enzyme: DVTLSSFYISKYEVTQGEYEELMGSNPAHDYGVGDDYPVYYVTWYDVVEYCNALSEQKGLTPCYNLSDWSCDFSANGFRLPTEAEWEYAARGGVNWTDNRRYSGTTDELDDYAWYDDNSGGQTHEVGIKFPNQLGIYDMSGNVWEWCNDWFAGSYYGSSPEDNPTGPASGSELVRRSGGWLHNAIECRVAARYSSAPGDISHVLGFRVTRSSN, translated from the coding sequence GATGTTACTCTTAGCAGTTTTTATATTAGTAAGTATGAAGTGACGCAGGGTGAGTATGAAGAATTAATGGGCAGTAACCCGGCTCATGATTATGGAGTGGGAGATGATTATCCGGTTTATTATGTAACCTGGTATGATGTTGTGGAGTATTGTAATGCTTTAAGTGAGCAGAAAGGTCTAACTCCCTGCTACAATCTGAGTGACTGGAGCTGTGATTTTAGTGCAAATGGATTCAGGCTACCCACGGAAGCTGAGTGGGAATATGCAGCGCGAGGTGGAGTGAACTGGACAGATAATAGAAGGTACAGTGGAACTACAGATGAATTAGATGATTATGCCTGGTATGATGATAATTCAGGTGGACAGACTCATGAAGTGGGAATTAAGTTTCCAAACCAACTTGGTATTTATGATATGAGTGGAAATGTTTGGGAATGGTGTAATGACTGGTTTGCAGGTAGTTATTATGGTTCAAGCCCTGAAGACAACCCGACGGGACCTGCTTCGGGCTCTGAATTAGTGCGTCGGAGTGGTGGCTGGCTCCACAACGCCATTGAGTGTCGTGTAGCTGCACGCTACAGTAGCGCCCCTGGTGATATCAGCCACGTTTTGGGATTCCGCGTAACCCGCAGTTCAAATTAG
- a CDS encoding ATP-binding protein codes for MQESQKVEWKRNWNDEWLKWICGFANTEGGLLFIGKDNKGNVTGLVNSRKLMEDIPNKIRDVLGIMVDVNFHQEMELEYIEIVIEAYPYPVNYKGHYYYRSGSTNQELRGAALDRFLMKKQGLHWDSVPLPGLTKDEFTGIGIFKKLAKRSQRIEEELINESEEILLDKLHLVTGEYYKRAAALLFAEDPERYFTGAYTKIGYFESDSELIYQDEVHGNLFHQVEKVIEILLAKYLKAIISYEGIQRIEKYQIPKEALREGILNAIIHKDYSSGTPIQISVYNNKLMIWNSGELPIGWTKENLMSKHSSKPYNPDIANAFFRTGLIEAWGRGISKMKNACKDSGVPEPEVEIEGGGYWLKFPFRESIGKVTPETAPETAPETAPETTVKTPDKILNLLRENPKLSLQDVAENIGKSLRAVKDASRKLQDEGKLERLGPNKGGYWKVIDE; via the coding sequence ATGCAGGAAAGTCAAAAGGTAGAATGGAAAAGAAATTGGAATGATGAGTGGCTGAAATGGATTTGCGGATTTGCTAATACTGAGGGTGGTCTGCTGTTTATTGGTAAGGACAATAAGGGTAACGTAACTGGATTGGTAAATTCACGGAAGCTCATGGAAGATATTCCTAATAAAATAAGAGATGTCCTGGGTATTATGGTTGATGTTAATTTCCATCAGGAAATGGAATTAGAATATATTGAAATTGTAATTGAAGCTTATCCTTATCCTGTCAATTATAAAGGGCATTATTATTATCGTAGTGGAAGTACAAATCAGGAGTTGAGAGGAGCTGCACTGGATAGATTTTTGATGAAAAAGCAGGGATTGCACTGGGATAGCGTGCCTTTGCCGGGATTGACCAAAGATGAATTTACTGGGATTGGTATTTTTAAGAAACTGGCAAAGAGAAGCCAGAGAATAGAAGAAGAATTAATAAATGAGAGTGAAGAAATCCTTTTGGATAAACTGCACTTAGTTACGGGGGAGTATTATAAACGGGCAGCAGCTTTGCTTTTTGCAGAAGACCCTGAGAGATATTTCACTGGTGCCTATACTAAAATTGGTTATTTCGAGAGTGATAGTGAACTTATTTATCAGGATGAAGTGCATGGAAATTTATTCCATCAGGTTGAAAAAGTGATTGAAATTTTACTGGCAAAATATTTAAAAGCTATTATATCCTATGAAGGAATACAGCGGATAGAGAAATATCAGATTCCCAAAGAAGCCTTGAGGGAAGGGATTTTGAATGCTATTATTCATAAAGATTACAGTAGTGGAACACCGATTCAGATTTCAGTGTATAATAATAAGCTGATGATCTGGAATAGCGGTGAATTGCCAATAGGTTGGACAAAAGAAAATCTGATGAGTAAGCATTCATCAAAACCATATAATCCTGATATTGCCAATGCTTTCTTTAGAACTGGCTTGATAGAAGCCTGGGGAAGGGGAATATCAAAGATGAAGAATGCCTGCAAAGATTCTGGAGTACCAGAACCTGAGGTGGAAATTGAAGGTGGAGGATATTGGTTAAAGTTTCCTTTTAGAGAAAGTATCGGAAAAGTGACACCAGAAACTGCACCAGAAACTGCACCAGAAACTGCACCAGAAACGACGGTAAAAACACCGGATAAGATACTTAATTTACTTAGAGAGAATCCTAAATTGTCGCTACAGGATGTAGCTGAAAATATTGGAAAATCATTAAGAGCAGTAAAAGATGCCAGCAGGAAACTTCAGGATGAAGGAAAATTAGAGAGATTAGGACCTAATAAAGGTGGTTACTGGAAGGTAATTGATGAGTAA